A single genomic interval of Lactococcus sp. S-13 harbors:
- the gndA gene encoding NADP-dependent phosphogluconate dehydrogenase, translating to MTQANFGVVGMAVMGKNLALNVESRGYTVALFNRTTSKTEEVIAEHPDKNFVLTKTVEEFVASIEKPRRIMLMVQAGAGTDATIQALLPHLDKGDILIDGGNTHFPDTMRRNAELANSGINFIGTGVSGGEKGALEGPSIMPGGQKEAYDLIAPIFEQIAGKAPQDGAPCVAYMGPNGAGHYVKMVHNGIEYGDMQLIAESYDLLKRVLGLDNAEIQAIFEEWNEGELDSYLIEITKEVLKRKDDEGEGYIVDKILDKAGNKGTGKWTSQSSLDLGVPLPLITESVFARFISTYKDERVKASQVLSGPAVNFSGDKAEIVEKIRKALYFSKIMSYAQGFAQLRQASKEYNWDLPYATIAQIWRAGCIIRAEFLQNITDAFNKNNELENLLLDDYFVDITKRYQESVRDVVTLAVQTGIPVPTFTSAISYYDSYRSANLPANLIQAQRDYFGAHTYERTDKAGIFHYDWYTED from the coding sequence ATGACACAAGCAAACTTTGGTGTTGTCGGAATGGCAGTTATGGGTAAAAACCTTGCCCTCAACGTAGAATCACGCGGCTATACGGTTGCCCTTTTTAACCGTACAACTTCAAAAACAGAAGAAGTTATCGCCGAACATCCCGACAAAAACTTTGTTTTGACTAAGACTGTCGAAGAATTTGTAGCAAGTATCGAAAAACCACGCCGTATCATGCTTATGGTTCAAGCAGGTGCAGGGACAGACGCTACAATTCAAGCTTTACTTCCCCATTTAGATAAAGGCGATATCTTGATTGACGGTGGAAACACACACTTCCCAGATACAATGCGTCGTAATGCGGAACTTGCCAACTCAGGAATCAACTTCATTGGTACAGGAGTTTCAGGTGGTGAAAAAGGAGCGCTTGAAGGCCCATCTATTATGCCTGGTGGACAAAAAGAAGCGTACGATCTTATCGCTCCTATCTTTGAACAAATCGCAGGGAAAGCACCACAAGATGGCGCACCATGCGTGGCTTATATGGGACCAAACGGTGCTGGACACTATGTAAAAATGGTGCATAACGGAATTGAATATGGCGATATGCAATTGATTGCCGAATCTTACGATCTTTTGAAACGTGTGCTTGGTCTTGATAACGCTGAAATCCAAGCTATCTTTGAAGAATGGAACGAAGGCGAACTCGATAGCTACCTCATCGAAATTACTAAAGAAGTCCTGAAACGTAAAGACGACGAAGGCGAAGGCTATATCGTAGATAAAATTCTTGATAAAGCAGGAAACAAAGGAACAGGAAAATGGACTTCACAAAGTTCACTTGATCTCGGTGTTCCACTTCCATTGATCACCGAATCAGTCTTTGCGCGCTTCATTTCAACTTACAAAGACGAACGTGTCAAAGCAAGTCAAGTTTTGTCAGGTCCAGCAGTAAACTTCTCAGGCGACAAAGCTGAAATCGTGGAAAAAATCCGCAAAGCACTTTATTTCTCAAAAATCATGTCTTACGCCCAAGGATTTGCTCAACTTCGTCAAGCTTCTAAAGAATACAATTGGGATCTTCCATACGCAACAATCGCACAAATCTGGCGCGCAGGATGTATCATTCGTGCAGAATTCCTTCAAAACATCACAGACGCCTTTAACAAGAATAATGAACTTGAAAACCTCTTGCTTGACGACTACTTTGTGGACATCACAAAACGTTACCAAGAATCAGTTCGTGACGTTGTGACCCTTGCTGTTCAAACAGGTATCCCAGTTCCAACCTTTACCTCAGCAATCAGCTACTACGATAGCTATCGCTCAGCAAATCTGCCAGCGAACCTCATCCAAGCTCAACGTGACTATTTCGGTGCGCATACTTATGAACGTACAGATAAAGCCGGAATCTTCCATTACGACTGGTATACAGAAGATTAA
- a CDS encoding YtxH domain-containing protein, with product MSKKTGFLVGALVGAAAALFLAPKKGSELREDAGKIYDDFKENPQETLNELRDNAVDFSSEKFTEIKEKFDSGEISADKAKEFLISKRDLIMEKVDSGELSKDSVVDFFNETRDAIMEKINSAKESGEELFDENQATDEEDSFISDDAAAVVAKFNDAEETEKEDISSDSLAEEARKIAEKAKELTNHPSEEW from the coding sequence ATGTCGAAAAAAACAGGATTTTTAGTTGGTGCACTCGTAGGCGCCGCTGCAGCACTCTTTCTCGCTCCCAAAAAAGGTAGCGAGCTGCGCGAAGACGCAGGTAAAATTTATGATGATTTCAAAGAAAATCCGCAAGAAACCCTCAATGAGCTCAGAGATAATGCCGTTGACTTTTCGAGCGAAAAATTTACAGAAATCAAAGAAAAATTTGATTCAGGTGAAATCTCAGCCGATAAAGCCAAAGAGTTTTTAATTTCAAAACGTGATTTAATCATGGAAAAAGTAGATTCAGGCGAACTCTCAAAAGATAGCGTTGTCGATTTTTTCAATGAAACCCGCGATGCGATTATGGAAAAAATCAATAGTGCCAAAGAGAGCGGTGAAGAGCTTTTTGATGAAAACCAAGCAACCGATGAGGAAGACTCCTTCATCTCGGACGATGCTGCCGCAGTAGTTGCCAAATTTAATGATGCCGAAGAAACTGAAAAAGAAGACATCAGCTCTGATTCTCTCGCCGAAGAAGCAAGAAAAATTGCCGAAAAAGCAAAAGAATTAACCAATCACCCAAGCGAAGAATGGTAA
- a CDS encoding DUF948 domain-containing protein, whose translation MGNIALLIIAIAFAVLVIFLVIVLHKVSKVVEEANRTVKVVSSDVDILLHQADGIMTKANTLLDDVNGKVATIDPLFTAVADLSESISDINNSSRNLVKRLNRTSAGRKTGTVSAVVLAKTAKRFFVKKDKTK comes from the coding sequence GTGGGAAATATTGCATTACTAATCATTGCGATTGCTTTTGCTGTTTTGGTGATTTTCTTAGTCATCGTCTTGCACAAAGTATCCAAAGTCGTGGAGGAGGCAAACCGCACAGTCAAAGTCGTTTCTAGCGATGTTGATATTCTGCTTCACCAAGCAGATGGAATCATGACCAAAGCCAACACTTTGCTTGACGATGTCAATGGAAAAGTCGCGACAATCGACCCTTTATTTACCGCAGTAGCCGATTTGTCCGAAAGCATTTCTGACATCAACAACTCTAGCCGTAACCTTGTAAAACGCCTCAACCGTACCTCAGCGGGCCGTAAAACAGGAACCGTTTCAGCAGTTGTCCTTGCCAAAACAGCCAAAAGATTTTTTGTCAAAAAAGACAAAACAAAATAA
- the lgt gene encoding prolipoprotein diacylglyceryl transferase: MNNIFPYIAIDKIALQLGPLAIHWYAIFIVTGAAIAVWLACKEAPRRKMTSDDIIDFVLFAFPLGIVGARIYYVAFEWSYYSQHPSQIIAMWDGGGAIYGSLIMGAIVLFVFSYYRMIHPLDLLDIVIPGVLLAQAMGRWGNFVNQEAYGKIVSNLDWLPSFIRNQMFIDGHYRLPTFLFESIGTLSGFILIMLLRHRIKGLLAGDIFSFYLVWYGSVRFIVEGMRTDSLMLGPARVSQWLSVLLVVVGILLFITRRIKKA, from the coding sequence ATGAATAATATATTTCCCTACATAGCGATTGACAAAATTGCGCTCCAGCTTGGGCCACTAGCGATTCACTGGTATGCCATATTTATTGTCACTGGCGCAGCAATTGCCGTTTGGTTGGCCTGCAAAGAAGCCCCTCGCCGCAAAATGACTTCTGATGATATCATTGATTTCGTCCTTTTTGCTTTTCCCCTTGGAATTGTTGGTGCGCGAATTTATTACGTTGCCTTTGAATGGAGCTATTATAGTCAGCACCCCAGCCAAATCATTGCGATGTGGGATGGTGGCGGCGCCATTTATGGCAGTTTGATTATGGGTGCCATTGTCCTCTTTGTTTTCAGCTACTACCGCATGATTCATCCACTGGATTTGCTGGATATTGTCATTCCAGGCGTTTTACTAGCTCAAGCAATGGGACGTTGGGGCAATTTTGTCAATCAAGAAGCCTACGGTAAAATTGTTTCTAACCTTGACTGGCTTCCCTCATTTATCCGCAATCAAATGTTTATTGATGGTCACTACCGACTGCCTACTTTTCTCTTTGAAAGTATAGGAACCCTGAGTGGATTTATTCTTATCATGCTTTTGCGCCATCGCATCAAAGGCCTCTTAGCAGGAGATATTTTCAGTTTTTACCTCGTGTGGTATGGAAGTGTCCGCTTCATTGTGGAAGGAATGCGTACCGACAGCCTTATGTTAGGCCCTGCACGCGTTTCGCAATGGCTCTCTGTCCTCCTCGTCGTTGTTGGAATCCTTCTCTTTATCACTCGAAGAATTAAAAAAGCCTAA
- the hprK gene encoding HPr(Ser) kinase/phosphatase: protein MSVSVQDLLNKIKFNVIYSTETALQKEITTSEIMRPGLEMAGYFDYFTPERIQLFGMKEWSYMMTVVGDNRYDLLKKVMASQTPVVIVARNLEIPSEMIAAAKKSDIVLLQSREATSRLNSILTSFLDEKLAERTTVHGVLMDIFGVGVLIQGASGIGKSETGLELVKRGHRLVADDRVDVFQRDAFTLSGEPAEILRNMIEIRGVGIIDVMSLFGAGAVKDATDIDMAIYLEYYDTEKNFDRLGNAPALVKFSDVELPQTRIPVKTGRNVSVIVEAAVMNFRAKQMGFDATKTFEDRLTNLISHNKE, encoded by the coding sequence ATGTCGGTTTCAGTTCAAGATTTGCTCAATAAAATTAAATTTAATGTCATTTATTCAACAGAAACAGCCTTGCAAAAAGAGATTACGACTTCAGAAATCATGCGTCCGGGTCTTGAAATGGCTGGATATTTTGATTATTTCACCCCTGAGCGGATTCAACTTTTTGGGATGAAAGAGTGGTCTTACATGATGACAGTCGTCGGTGACAATCGCTACGACTTGCTCAAAAAAGTCATGGCCTCGCAGACACCCGTTGTAATTGTCGCGCGTAATTTGGAAATTCCAAGCGAAATGATTGCTGCCGCCAAAAAATCAGACATTGTATTACTTCAATCACGTGAAGCGACGAGCCGTTTGAACTCCATTTTAACCTCATTTCTCGATGAAAAATTAGCCGAAAGAACCACTGTTCATGGCGTTCTTATGGATATTTTTGGCGTTGGTGTCCTCATCCAAGGAGCCAGCGGAATTGGGAAATCAGAAACAGGTTTGGAGTTGGTCAAACGCGGCCACCGACTAGTTGCCGATGATCGTGTTGACGTTTTTCAGCGTGACGCCTTCACCCTTTCTGGCGAACCTGCCGAGATTTTGCGCAATATGATTGAGATACGTGGCGTTGGGATTATTGACGTCATGAGCCTTTTTGGTGCCGGTGCAGTCAAAGACGCAACTGACATTGATATGGCCATTTATCTTGAATACTACGATACAGAAAAGAATTTTGACCGTCTTGGAAATGCCCCAGCCCTCGTCAAATTTTCTGACGTTGAGCTGCCCCAAACCCGCATTCCAGTCAAAACAGGGCGTAATGTTTCCGTCATTGTTGAAGCAGCCGTTATGAATTTTAGAGCCAAACAAATGGGCTTTGACGCCACAAAAACTTTTGAAGACCGTCTGACGAACTTAATCAGCCACAACAAAGAGTAA
- a CDS encoding DUF3272 family protein, with protein MPKQRFYSFMIGTVIEAWIFSWTFLSSSWFFATFFGVLLVRRIFLAHRLDKVIRGMKL; from the coding sequence ATGCCAAAACAACGATTTTATTCTTTTATGATTGGAACAGTTATTGAAGCTTGGATTTTCAGCTGGACTTTCCTTTCAAGTTCATGGTTTTTTGCCACATTTTTTGGGGTGCTTCTTGTGCGCCGAATTTTTTTGGCTCACCGTTTGGACAAAGTGATTCGTGGGATGAAATTATAA
- a CDS encoding GtrA family protein, translated as MKKIMTFLNSETFRYLLFGVLATAVYAAVKWLTWQAWHSGWASETAAQCASIIFAFFTNKRFVFRHQSTHLLRDFISFVSGRIVLLLLSILVNWYFIDQHPQLLMSLLHLSKNHMVALLNLVMQILIIVINYLYSKFFVFRKGKKAAH; from the coding sequence ATGAAAAAAATCATGACTTTTCTTAATTCAGAAACTTTCCGTTACTTACTTTTTGGAGTTCTTGCGACGGCCGTGTATGCGGCTGTGAAATGGCTCACTTGGCAGGCTTGGCATTCTGGCTGGGCTTCCGAAACGGCTGCTCAATGCGCCAGCATCATTTTTGCTTTTTTCACCAACAAACGCTTTGTTTTTCGTCATCAATCGACGCATTTGCTTCGAGATTTCATCAGTTTTGTTTCGGGGAGAATCGTGCTTTTGCTGCTGTCCATTCTGGTCAACTGGTACTTTATTGACCAACATCCGCAGCTTTTGATGTCGCTTTTGCATTTATCCAAAAATCATATGGTTGCGCTGTTGAACCTTGTGATGCAAATCCTAATTATTGTCATCAATTACCTTTACTCCAAGTTTTTTGTTTTTCGAAAAGGAAAAAAAGCAGCTCATTAG
- a CDS encoding YihY/virulence factor BrkB family protein codes for MKKIIQKIGELTATFMAFFKSSEMSLSSIAVAYYLLLAIFPLVLIVGNILPFLQIDRSGLMNFLSDNLPSDIYRGVAPVVNNLLGQRNTGLLSVSVVAGLWTFSRALSALQMAMNKAYEVFNHRDFIVSRVIGLVSGFAILLFLYFSIVLSTFGQLILEQIHHLFPFDQNLYRTLHNMTLPAVAVAIFLSLMLLYFVLPNVKIRKLRYTMPGTIFSTFVLVFLTNWVAKYVTFALNQLDDLKLIGSLVVFALMIWFIFIARVLIIGAILNAVYQKTKLGKIETRRGEIVEFIKEIRK; via the coding sequence ATGAAGAAGATTATCCAAAAAATCGGTGAACTTACAGCGACTTTCATGGCTTTTTTCAAAAGCTCAGAGATGAGCTTGTCGTCAATCGCTGTGGCTTACTATCTTTTGCTGGCAATTTTTCCTCTTGTTTTGATCGTTGGAAATATTTTGCCTTTCTTGCAGATTGATCGCTCAGGCTTGATGAATTTTTTGTCGGATAATTTGCCAAGTGACATTTACCGCGGCGTCGCGCCAGTAGTGAACAACCTGCTTGGGCAGCGTAATACGGGCTTACTTTCTGTTTCGGTCGTGGCAGGTTTGTGGACATTTTCGAGAGCTCTATCGGCTTTGCAAATGGCGATGAACAAAGCTTATGAGGTGTTCAATCATCGAGATTTCATTGTCAGTCGAGTGATTGGCTTGGTGTCGGGCTTTGCGATTTTACTTTTCTTGTATTTTTCCATCGTCTTGTCAACCTTTGGACAATTGATTTTGGAGCAGATTCATCATCTGTTTCCTTTTGACCAAAATCTCTACCGCACCTTGCACAATATGACCTTGCCGGCTGTTGCCGTTGCGATTTTCCTATCTTTGATGTTGCTGTATTTCGTTTTACCCAATGTCAAAATTAGAAAATTGCGCTATACCATGCCGGGAACTATTTTTTCCACCTTTGTTCTGGTTTTTCTGACCAACTGGGTGGCAAAATACGTCACTTTTGCGCTCAATCAGCTGGATGACTTGAAATTGATTGGGTCTTTGGTTGTTTTTGCGCTGATGATTTGGTTTATTTTTATTGCGCGCGTGCTGATAATTGGCGCAATTTTGAATGCTGTTTATCAGAAGACAAAATTGGGCAAAATCGAAACCCGCCGTGGTGAAATTGTTGAATTTATCAAAGAAATTAGAAAATAA
- a CDS encoding methionyl aminopeptidase, with protein sequence MITLKSQREVEQMERSSKILADIHIGLRDLIKPGIDMWEIEEYVRRVCKEKNVLPLQIGVDEGNYNPFPYATCCCLNDEVAHAFPRHQMLKEGDLIKVDMVLGLVEDGSVDVSKLDFDDAKSMVKYQEEFRGGVADSCWAYAVGEVSDEVKNLMDVTKECLYRGIEQAKVGNRIGDIGAAIQEYAEGKGYGVVRDLVGHGVGPTMHEEPMVPHYGRPGRGLRLREGMVLTIEPMINTGGWEIDHDGERGYVTFDGSLSCQYEHQFVITKDGPVILTSQGEEGTY encoded by the coding sequence ATGATTACATTAAAATCTCAACGTGAAGTTGAACAAATGGAACGCTCAAGCAAAATTTTAGCAGATATTCACATCGGCCTGCGTGACCTCATCAAACCAGGCATCGATATGTGGGAAATTGAAGAATATGTCCGTCGCGTCTGCAAAGAAAAAAACGTTCTTCCTTTGCAAATCGGTGTGGATGAAGGTAACTACAATCCTTTCCCTTATGCGACTTGCTGCTGTTTGAACGACGAAGTGGCGCACGCCTTTCCGCGTCATCAAATGCTCAAAGAGGGTGATTTGATTAAAGTGGACATGGTGCTGGGCTTGGTCGAAGACGGCTCTGTGGACGTTTCAAAACTTGACTTTGACGATGCCAAATCAATGGTTAAATACCAAGAAGAGTTTCGTGGCGGCGTGGCCGATTCTTGCTGGGCTTATGCGGTCGGTGAGGTTTCTGACGAAGTTAAAAACTTGATGGACGTAACCAAAGAATGCCTCTACCGTGGGATTGAACAGGCTAAAGTCGGCAATCGTATCGGTGATATTGGCGCAGCCATTCAAGAATACGCTGAAGGCAAAGGCTACGGTGTCGTGCGTGATTTGGTCGGTCACGGCGTTGGGCCAACCATGCATGAAGAACCAATGGTGCCCCATTATGGTCGCCCAGGGCGCGGTTTGCGTTTGCGCGAAGGCATGGTTTTGACCATTGAACCAATGATTAATACGGGCGGCTGGGAAATCGATCATGACGGCGAACGCGGCTATGTGACCTTTGACGGTAGCCTATCATGCCAATATGAGCATCAGTTTGTCATTACCAAAGACGGGCCTGTTATTTTGACTTCCCAAGGCGAAGAAGGCACTTACTAA
- a CDS encoding flavodoxin, translating to MPLAKIVYASMTGNTEACADIVADKLEELGFEVELDECSSVDAEDMADADLCIVGTYTYGDGELPDEIVDFYEELADVDLSGKIYGCFGSGDTFYDDFCICVDMFEAQFEKTGATKGAELVRVDLSPEDEDEAHLEAFAENLAAHFN from the coding sequence ATGCCTTTAGCAAAAATTGTATATGCAAGTATGACTGGAAATACGGAAGCTTGTGCGGATATTGTGGCCGACAAACTTGAGGAATTAGGTTTCGAAGTTGAGCTTGATGAATGTTCTTCGGTTGATGCCGAAGATATGGCTGATGCTGATCTTTGTATCGTCGGGACTTACACTTATGGCGATGGCGAATTGCCTGACGAAATCGTGGATTTCTACGAGGAATTAGCCGATGTTGACTTGTCTGGAAAAATCTACGGTTGCTTTGGATCTGGCGATACTTTCTACGATGATTTCTGTATCTGTGTGGATATGTTTGAAGCTCAGTTTGAAAAAACAGGAGCGACAAAAGGCGCGGAACTTGTGCGTGTTGACTTGTCCCCAGAAGACGAAGATGAAGCTCACTTAGAAGCTTTTGCCGAAAACTTAGCTGCTCATTTCAACTAA
- a CDS encoding inorganic diphosphatase: MKIYKAIMDRPLGYVHHGQAYPLNYGFIEGLIAGDGEEQDVYVLSKLPENQKPLTSFTGKLIAVIHRKDDVEDKWVLTSEGETFTKDEIAASVHFQEQYFDSEIELVD; encoded by the coding sequence ATGAAAATTTACAAAGCAATTATGGATCGCCCGCTGGGCTATGTGCATCATGGGCAGGCTTATCCGCTCAACTATGGCTTTATCGAAGGCTTGATAGCTGGTGATGGTGAAGAACAAGACGTCTACGTTCTGTCCAAGTTGCCTGAAAATCAAAAGCCCTTGACCAGCTTCACAGGCAAGCTCATCGCTGTTATCCACCGCAAAGATGATGTGGAGGACAAATGGGTGCTGACCAGCGAAGGCGAAACGTTCACCAAAGACGAAATCGCAGCTAGCGTTCACTTTCAAGAACAGTATTTTGACAGCGAAATTGAACTGGTGGACTGA
- a CDS encoding TrmH family RNA methyltransferase: MEIISAKDNKKVKAARKLLTKKYRKNSYLIEGFHLLEEALKAGRQVVQIFVEEGKLEKLGQMTALFADENSHSLFELEKMLTKNSDKLRINVVTKDVLKSLADSDSPQGLIAEVAKIEEWLDFSAAKYLLLENVQDPGNVGTMVRTADAAGFDGVCLLGETADPYSPKVMRSMQGSNFHLPVVKMSAETAFAAAKKSGLSLLTTTLSADSVSHKTVSPSRFALVMGNEGAGVSDLAVEMADQLVHIDMPGQAESLNVGVAAGILMFSL; the protein is encoded by the coding sequence ATGGAAATTATCAGTGCAAAAGACAATAAAAAAGTTAAAGCAGCGCGAAAATTGCTGACGAAAAAATATCGGAAAAATTCTTATTTGATTGAGGGCTTTCATCTGCTGGAAGAGGCGCTCAAAGCTGGGCGACAAGTTGTGCAGATTTTTGTGGAGGAGGGGAAACTCGAGAAACTGGGCCAAATGACTGCCCTTTTTGCTGACGAAAATTCTCATTCCCTTTTTGAGCTAGAGAAAATGCTGACGAAAAATTCCGATAAGCTGCGTATCAATGTGGTGACTAAGGATGTTTTGAAATCTTTAGCGGACAGTGACAGCCCTCAAGGTTTGATTGCAGAAGTTGCCAAAATTGAAGAGTGGCTTGACTTTTCTGCAGCGAAATATTTGCTTTTGGAAAATGTCCAAGATCCTGGAAATGTTGGAACAATGGTGCGCACCGCTGATGCAGCTGGATTTGACGGGGTATGTTTGTTGGGAGAAACAGCAGATCCATACAGTCCCAAAGTGATGCGGTCAATGCAAGGTTCAAATTTTCATTTGCCTGTGGTCAAAATGTCCGCCGAAACCGCTTTTGCTGCGGCTAAAAAGTCAGGTTTATCGCTGTTGACAACGACTTTGTCGGCAGATTCGGTGAGTCATAAAACCGTCAGTCCATCGCGTTTTGCGTTGGTGATGGGAAATGAGGGCGCTGGCGTGTCTGATTTGGCAGTGGAGATGGCGGATCAGTTGGTGCATATCGATATGCCAGGACAAGCTGAGTCGCTCAATGTCGGTGTCGCAGCTGGAATTTTGATGTTTTCATTGTGA
- a CDS encoding acylphosphatase, with amino-acid sequence MLKVKMTVSGRVQGVGFRYFVITTARQLGIFGRVWNNDDGTVGILAQTPDAQKLAQFTALVRGEKSAKGRLSPFAKVTSLESSPASFPDFTDFNIKY; translated from the coding sequence ATGCTCAAAGTAAAAATGACGGTTTCCGGACGCGTCCAAGGCGTTGGTTTTCGCTATTTCGTCATCACCACAGCACGCCAATTAGGCATCTTTGGGCGCGTGTGGAACAATGATGACGGCACCGTCGGCATCCTCGCTCAGACCCCTGATGCCCAAAAATTAGCCCAATTCACCGCCCTTGTCCGCGGAGAAAAGTCAGCAAAAGGCCGACTCTCTCCCTTTGCCAAAGTCACCTCTCTCGAATCCAGCCCAGCTTCCTTCCCAGATTTTACTGATTTCAATATCAAATACTAA
- the serB gene encoding phosphoserine phosphatase SerB: protein MTAKGLLVMDVDSTLIDEEVIDLLGAKAGLGEQISEITAAAMRGELDFRGALVERVALLGGLSTTIFDEVYKEVHLTRGARELIDIMHEKGWKVGVVSGGFHEIVDKLAEELKLDCVFANRLAVENGRLVGQTHGEIVDKQAKLNKVRQWAAENELSLADVVALGDGANDIPLLQAVGTGIAFCAKPAVRAAVSHQIDERNLLKTLDFVEKMG from the coding sequence ATGACGGCAAAAGGTTTACTGGTAATGGATGTGGATAGCACGCTGATTGATGAGGAAGTGATTGATCTTTTGGGGGCAAAGGCTGGTCTTGGTGAACAGATTTCTGAAATTACGGCGGCGGCTATGCGCGGCGAACTGGATTTTCGGGGAGCCTTGGTGGAGCGCGTCGCTTTGCTTGGGGGGCTGTCGACGACAATTTTTGATGAGGTTTACAAGGAGGTGCATCTGACAAGAGGTGCGCGTGAATTGATTGACATCATGCATGAAAAAGGCTGGAAAGTCGGTGTTGTTTCGGGTGGTTTTCATGAAATTGTGGACAAATTGGCAGAAGAATTGAAGTTAGATTGTGTGTTTGCGAATCGTTTGGCTGTGGAAAATGGGCGACTGGTGGGCCAAACGCATGGGGAGATTGTGGATAAGCAAGCAAAATTGAACAAAGTGAGGCAATGGGCGGCTGAAAATGAGTTGAGTTTGGCTGATGTTGTTGCTTTGGGCGATGGTGCAAATGATATTCCGCTACTCCAAGCTGTTGGGACTGGGATTGCTTTTTGTGCTAAGCCGGCGGTGCGTGCGGCTGTTTCGCACCAAATTGATGAGCGGAATCTGTTAAAAACACTTGATTTTGTGGAGAAAATGGGCTGA